The Raphanus sativus cultivar WK10039 chromosome 2, ASM80110v3, whole genome shotgun sequence genome includes a region encoding these proteins:
- the LOC130498454 gene encoding glycine-rich RNA-binding protein 5, mitochondrial-like isoform X1: MILFCNPKRYNMAFLSKVGGIFRQTSTHHVTASNLMMLRCMSSSKTFGVSHSILPFIRSFSSSKIFVGGISYRTDEVGLREAFSHFGQIVDAEIVVDRETGRSRGFAFVTFTSNEDACNATDMDGEYLHGRRLRVNYATERGSGFGGGGGYRGRRHVFYDDLLPCGCEEGFSVWSQ; the protein is encoded by the exons ATGATTCTTTTCTGCAACCCTAAAA GATACAACATGGCTTTCTTAAGTAAAGTTGGAGGGATATTTAGGCAGACTAGCACTCATCATGTCACTGCCTCTAACTTGATGATGCTCCGTTGCATGTCTTCTTCAAAAACCTTTGGTGTCTCTCACTCGATTCTACCGTTCATCCGTAGCTTCTCTTCTTCAAAAATCTTTGTTGGAG GTATCTCCTACCGCACTGATGAGGTTGGCTTGAGAGAAGCTTTTAGCCATTTTGGTCAAATTGTTGATG CCGAAATTGTTGTGGACCGTGAAACTGGTAGATCGAGGGGTTTTGCTTTCGTGACATTTACTTCTAACGAGGATGCTTGTAATGCCACAGATATGGATGGAGAG TACCTTCATGGTCGAAGACTTAGGGTGAACTACGCTACTGAAAGAGGAAGTGGGTTTGGAGGCGGTGGTGGTTACAGAGGCCGCCGTCATGTTTTTTATGATGATCTTCTACCTTGTGGTTGCGAAGAAGGCTTTTCTGTTTGGTCGCAGTGA
- the LOC130498454 gene encoding glycine-rich RNA-binding protein 5, mitochondrial-like isoform X2 codes for MAFLSKVGGIFRQTSTHHVTASNLMMLRCMSSSKTFGVSHSILPFIRSFSSSKIFVGGISYRTDEVGLREAFSHFGQIVDAEIVVDRETGRSRGFAFVTFTSNEDACNATDMDGEYLHGRRLRVNYATERGSGFGGGGGYRGRRHVFYDDLLPCGCEEGFSVWSQ; via the exons ATGGCTTTCTTAAGTAAAGTTGGAGGGATATTTAGGCAGACTAGCACTCATCATGTCACTGCCTCTAACTTGATGATGCTCCGTTGCATGTCTTCTTCAAAAACCTTTGGTGTCTCTCACTCGATTCTACCGTTCATCCGTAGCTTCTCTTCTTCAAAAATCTTTGTTGGAG GTATCTCCTACCGCACTGATGAGGTTGGCTTGAGAGAAGCTTTTAGCCATTTTGGTCAAATTGTTGATG CCGAAATTGTTGTGGACCGTGAAACTGGTAGATCGAGGGGTTTTGCTTTCGTGACATTTACTTCTAACGAGGATGCTTGTAATGCCACAGATATGGATGGAGAG TACCTTCATGGTCGAAGACTTAGGGTGAACTACGCTACTGAAAGAGGAAGTGGGTTTGGAGGCGGTGGTGGTTACAGAGGCCGCCGTCATGTTTTTTATGATGATCTTCTACCTTGTGGTTGCGAAGAAGGCTTTTCTGTTTGGTCGCAGTGA
- the LOC130507020 gene encoding uncharacterized protein LOC130507020 yields MGDEPERDETERYEADSEAERYEAERNEQQFDEEARVERNVADFVDEDFDEYATPVCSDDDEDGVEKEGYLRYIKGSGNLKLRQAFDSLEAFKKAMVDYVLKHRWNIKYVRWEKDKSELKCASEAEEGEEQCMWKIYCSYEQPLQKWLVKVLTKEHTCMRSGRSRLLTQEVIAGLFVDDIRENPKLMPKEILEDIQKRWELTATIDQCRNAKKRALEIIKEEQDLQFSRLRDYRVELLESNKDSSVHLETVQGDDGSDVFYRFYVCFAALKKTWTSHCRPIFGLDGCFLKCTTKGQLLAAVGRDANNQMFPIAWAVVDVENEPNWRWFIEKLQIDLNLQDGNGFTVISDRQKGLLNAVEDLLPRVEHRMCARQRKV; encoded by the coding sequence ATGGGAGATGAGCCAGAGAGGGATGAAACAGAGAGGTATGAGGCAGATTCAGAGGCAGAGAGATATGAGGCCGAGAGGAATGAGCAACAATTTGATGAAGAAGCAAGAGTAGAAAGGAATGTGGCTGATTTTGTTGATGAAGATTTTGATGAGTATGCTACACCTGTATGTTCAGACGATGATGAAGATGGTGTTGAGAAAGAAGGGTACTTGAGGTACATAAAAGGCAGTGGTAATCTGAAATTAAGACAAGCTTTTGACAGTTTGGAGGCTTTCAAAAAAGCTATGGTTGACTATGTGCTAAAGCATAGGTGGAATATTAAGTATGTGCGTTGGGAGAAAGACAAATCAGAATTAAAATGTGCTAGtgaagctgaagaaggagaggaacAATGTATGTGGAAGATTTACTGCTCTTATGAACAACCGTTGCAGAAGTGGCTAGTTAAAGTGTTAACGAAGGAGCACACTTGCATGAGGAGTGGACGTTCAAGACTGCTTACACAAGAGGTTATTGCTGGGTTGTTCGTTGATGACATAAGGGAAAATCCTAAATTAATGCCGAAAGAGATTCTAGAAGATATTCAGAAGCGTTGGGAGTTAACTGCAACCATAGATCAGTGCAGGAACGCAAAGAAAAGGGCATTAGAAATTATCAAAGAGGAGCAAGACTTACAGTTCTCACGGCTTAGAGATTACAGAGTTGAGTTATTAGAGTCGAATAAGGACTCATCAGTGCATCTAGAGACAGTCCAAGGTGACGATGGTAGTGATGTATTTTACAGATTCTATGTCTGTTTTGCTGCATTGAAGAAGACATGGACCTCCCACTGTAGACCTATCTTTGGTCTTGATGGATGCTTTCTTAAATGCACAACAAAAGGTCAACTGTTAGCAGCAGTCGGGAGAGACGCCAACAACCAGATGTTCCCCATTGCTTGGGCTGTTGTCGATGTTGAAAATGAACCCAACTGGAGATGGTTTATTGAGAAGCTGCAAATCGACTTAAACCTGCAAGATGGTAATGGATTTACTGTGATTTCTGACAGACAAAAGGGGTTGTTAAATGCTGTAGAAGATTTATTACCACGGGTCGAGCATAGGATGTGTGCAAGACAGAGGAAAGTTTAG